GCGGAATTTATTGTTAAGCGAAAGCATGCAatgcgctgttgctgcttcacCTTCCCCAAGCAGCAGCTCCAATTCCCGTCCAATTCCATTTGCCAAGTCAACTAAGAGCAACAGAATCACCGAAAGCAGCGGCGGCATAAGAAGTGCATGGGCCAAGCCTAAGGCGCTGATTGATGCCAGCAATAGGCTGCATCACAATCGTCCTCTGATAAGCGGTAAATACCCgatttaataatcaaatacaCGAAAGGAAAAATAAGATTACAAGTCTaaccattttctttttaaatttgcacatagttaaattttctttttagaaATGAAGCGATAATATTAATTCTGAAAATGTTCTTGCAATCGGTTAAGAAACTAAAAAGTTTTGCACTGCAGTTGCAgtgtattatttaatgttaatgtaTTCTTAACAGTCTTAGATATTCTGCtcattttttgaatattttcttcACCATAATATTTTCGAGCACTCCGAATTATCACCTGCtaacaattgttttttgtgtatttttatgcCACAGCCAACTGCCGTCTAGCTTTGCTACAATCATCGCTACAGGAGACGCAGCGCAATGATaacgacaataataataacaatgtgCTGCCAAATAACGCAATGACCGATGATGATGAACCCATGGATATAGACCCAGAGCCGGAGGAGGAACAGTCAGCAGTCGtcgatgataatgatgaggTTAGATTTAACTAGCTTCCTCGATTTTACCACTTAATTAATCACTCTATTTTTGACACTTTAGAAACCCAAACTGGATAATGCAGTTGCGGATGATGTGGACAAGAAAGCTAGTGAAGAGCTGCCCAAGCGAATGGTTGATCACATGTATTACGTGCTGGACACTAATATACTTATGGAGAATCTATCGTTTGTCGACGATCTCAGTCATTTGGCGTTGGGCGATAGTAAAGGCAGCATGCTCTTTATACCGTATGTTGTCATTAAGGAGCTCGACGGGATCAAGGATAGACGTAGCGAGGATGACGCAAGCAAGCGTTCGGCTGCCAGAAAAGCTATACGTTATCTCAACGATAAGTTTGACAAAAGCCTAAGAATTCAGGGTATATATAGCTCAGTTATACATATAGATATCGAAGTAAATgatctttattattttgttctttCATTTAGGTCAATCTGCGGTGGAGGATGCAGAGCACCTGATTGAGGTTGATGGTGGAGATGATAGCGTTGTGAATTGCTGCGTCCAGCTAAGCGCTCAAGTGCCCAAATTGACACTGCTCACCAACGATGCCAATTTGCGACTCAAAGCAAAGACATCGTCCATCGCAGTTGCCTCGAGCTCAGATTTATTAAGTCGATATCACAAGGACTTTGGCGGCTTGCAGtcataacaaataatttactATTGTTTGAGACTAAGACTGCATCTGTGATAcgattttttttcaaatggaAGTTGAGAgtgagacagacagacagagagagagagagtgtagatacagacagaaagagagagatggagagaagAAACCATTGCACCGCGGCCAATATGAAGTACAATCGCATCTGATCAAAcagcatacatatgtacgtagagtatatgttatatttatttgtttttttacttaaaGTATACTAAGTATACAACATTTAACGGATAACTATTACCGTTTAATTATGGTTGTAGCTTGTACTCTTTAAATACAGTCAGCGCCACAAAAAAAGCCGCACTTTTAAGGGTTACGAATTTGTAACTTTCAGGGCCTGTGGCTTCATTATATGATTGCGGATTcgcccaatttttttttaacaagt
This is a stretch of genomic DNA from Drosophila albomicans strain 15112-1751.03 chromosome 3, ASM965048v2, whole genome shotgun sequence. It encodes these proteins:
- the LOC117571378 gene encoding uncharacterized protein LOC117571378; this encodes MERKLQANANDVKRISDKASDDDKIQNLIVNNMRQRQSRRFQAPAQERLERLQLKLISGRITKEKHVPKRPTRSATSSGFSNHVERNIGRSSSSLRNLLLSESMQCAVAASPSPSSSSNSRPIPFAKSTKSNRITESSGGIRSAWAKPKALIDASNRLHHNRPLISANCRLALLQSSLQETQRNDNDNNNNNVLPNNAMTDDDEPMDIDPEPEEEQSAVVDDNDEKPKLDNAVADDVDKKASEELPKRMVDHMYYVLDTNILMENLSFVDDLSHLALGDSKGSMLFIPYVVIKELDGIKDRRSEDDASKRSAARKAIRYLNDKFDKSLRIQGQSAVEDAEHLIEVDGGDDSVVNCCVQLSAQVPKLTLLTNDANLRLKAKTSSIAVASSSDLLSRYHKDFGGLQS